One region of Triticum aestivum cultivar Chinese Spring chromosome 6B, IWGSC CS RefSeq v2.1, whole genome shotgun sequence genomic DNA includes:
- the LOC123136515 gene encoding uncharacterized protein, whose translation MANHEAAEAASIRNEAREVLNLYSDSEHEAALARAVVLAAVHPGSAVALNLAGLIHRHAALMARIERGAHGDDEYDDENASALEMYHRHAALDAFSAAARLAPNCVVTNTDHAVALVHCRRFEDAQKEFLRMLDTVANNDQADPALYNVSYDMSGDSSKKGRMRDAVKSASTAMERFAARINHRILPLEAAKLLDASNLGGPAADEARDGAKLLAETYPYSPRAQLLRAYIDLAPVRTLDPAMDKKQLLRRALTTVSQAAENFDHSLMVALFHAKLLFVLDNFDAAERECRRALRMETPNDPNWDDIPPMAALGADSDSRVSYVKKQLHVLLKQIIVVAALYWSSMKNAPQGQRVVSVTVDTLHAHYDGIDKSAAKTISDATRFLKNQESWSFWICLNSRCDGKKFSDTSSLWQHTCSKHRDELWGKLQSLIDPEYWENTSQDDHSLVGITLSHQSDAFLLPRVQDMFESLLLSPSVGIQAEPFAEMRQRKCREGSEILGSIREKLRMLPKDTLSTEFQECCSGIEKLWLKFLEVTFVDYREIILPLARSYQWIELKKRIPFYLNHPGTRRIGFADANIDIICGTSGQSVKEMASTSSSQQSLTVSNKNNADKELSILSVIIQSLCNLRHFRDKLLMGPLVWIPSVENPCIAQQFYEIFSSWEKNDHHLTDVVLTCMKTLLCRVADYSTFYEKVGKTFASEIVATILIELHMSETCLRFRENKETKRHVVNSVTCGDCICPTHYLFGIKFDAQFSCRCGKSSGEYLYTTLFHKLDAGSPQTAKIKSFAELPVLLDEQFREDNKCDHCGSLQNIDLFLSNTPHFFTIVLNWLGGSESQDALSEVLAGITSPLDTEFFCRSAHSAAMYAVTSMICYVDDRYVCFARDEDKWVIYGFETVEREDSWEHLLERFKDCKLQPEVLFFEVIK comes from the exons ATGGCGAACCACGAGGCCGCGGAGGCCGCCTCCATTCGCAACGAGGCCCGGGAGGTTCTAAACCTCTACTCCGACAGCGAGCACGAGGCTGCGCTGGCCCGCGCCGTAGTGCTCGCCGCCGTGCACCCGGGCTCCGCGGTCGCTCTCAACCTCGCCGGATTGATCCACCGCCACGCCGCCCTCATGGCGCGGATCGAAAGGGGCGCCCACGGCGACGACGAATACGACGACGAGAACGCGTCCGCGCTGGAGATGTACCACCGCCACGCCGCCCTCGACGCCTTCTCCGCCGCTGCGCGTCTCGCCCCCAACTGCGTCGTCACCAACACCGACCACGCCGTGGCGCTCGTCCACTGCCGTCGCTTCGAGGACGCGCAGAAGGAGTTTCTCCGCATGCTCGACACGGTCGCGAACAACGACCAAGCCGACCCGGCGCTGTACAACGTGTCGTACGACATGAGCGGGGACTCGAGCAAGAAGGGGAGAATGCGCGACGCCGTGAAGAGCGCCAGCACCGCCATGGAGCGCTTCGCGGCAAGAATCAACCACAGGATTCTGCCATTGGAGGCCGCCAAGTTGCTGGACGCCAGCAATCTCGGCGGGCCCGCTGCCGATGAAGCGCGAGACGGTGCAAAGCTTCTCGCCGAGACCTACCCCTACTCGCCGCGCGCCCAGCTACTCCGCGCGTACATCGACTTGGCACCAGTCCGTACCCTCGATCCGGCAATGGACAAGAAGCAGCTTCTGCGCCGCGCGCTCACCACCGTGTCTCAAGCGGCAGAAAACTTCGACCACTCGCTCATGGTTGCCTTGTTCCACGCCAAGCTCTTGTTCGTCCTGGATAACTTTGATGCTGCGGAGCGAGAGTGCCGCCGGGCACTTCGCATGGAGACACCGAATGACCCCAATTGGGATGACATACCTCCCATGGCTGCTCTTGGGGCAGATTCTGATTCCAGAGTATCTTATGTCAAGAAGCAGCTCCATGTCTTGCTCAAGCAGATCATAGTTGTGGCTGCACTATATTGGTCCTCTATGAAGAATGCACCGCAGGGCCAACGCGTCGTATCGGTGACGGTTGACACGCTACATGCGCACTATGATGGAATCGACAAGTCGGCAGCAAAGACCATATCTGATGCAACGCGCTTTCTCAAGAATCAGGAGTCATGGAGtttctggatttgcctcaattcccgTTGTGATGGAAAGAAGTTTTCGGACACTAGTTCGCTCTGGCAACACACGTGCAGCAAGCACCGAGATGAGCTCTGGGGGAAGCTGCAGTCACTTATAGATCCAGAATATTGGGAAAATACATCACAGGATGATCACTCGTTGGTTGGGATAACTCTCAGCCACCAGTCTGACGCCTTCCTTTTACCAAGGGTGCAGGATATGTTTGAATCCTTGCTGCTTTCACCATCTGTTGGAATACAGGCAGAGCCCTTTGCTGAAATGCGACAAAGGAAATGCAGAGAAGGATCTGAGATCCTTGGGAGCATCAGGGAGAAGCTGAGGATGTTGCCTAAAGATACACTTAGCACTGAG TTTCAGGAGTGCTGTTCTGGAATAGAGAAATTATGGCTAAAGTTTCTTGAAGTTACTTTTGTGGACTATCGTGAGATCATTCTTCCCCTTGCGAGATCATACCAATGG ATAGAATTGAAGAAACGGATTCCTTTTTATCTAAATCATCCTGGTACTAGGCGTATTGGATTTGCTGATGCCAATATTGATATTATATGCG GAACTTCTGGCCAATCTGTCAAGGAAATGGCAAGCACCTCCAGTTCTCAACAAAGCCTTACTGTTTCCAACAAGAACAATGCTGATAAAGAATTGTCTATCTTGAGTGTAATCATACAG TCATTGTGCAATCTGAGGCATTTCAGAGATAAACTTCTGATGGGGCCACTTGTATGGATCCCGTCCGTTGAAAATCCCTGCATTGCACAGCAATTTTATGAAATCTTCTCTTCTTGGGAGAAAAACGACCACCACTTAACCGATGTTGTACTGACTTGCATGAAGACTCTTCTCTGCAGAGTTGCAGATTACAGCACTTTTTATGAAAAG GTTGGGAAAACTTTTGCTTCTGAGATTGTGGCCACAATTCTCATTGAATTGCATATGTCAGAAACTTGTTTGCGTTTTAGAGAAAACAAGGAGACCAAGAGACATGTAGTGAACTCAGTCACGTGCGGAGATTGCATATGCCCAACACATTATCTTTTTGGGATCAAATTCGATGCTCAATTCAGCTGTAGGTGTGGGAAGTCCTCCGGTGAATACCTGTATACCACACTTTTCCATAAACTTGATGCCGGTTCACCTCAAACAGCAAAG ATCAAGTCCTTTGCAGAGCTTCCGGTTCTATTGGATGAACAGTTTCGCGAGGACAACAAATGCGACCATTGTGGAAGTCTGCAGAATATTGATCTCTTTCTTTCAAACACACCACACTTCTTTACAATAG TTTTGAACTGGCTGGGTGGCAGTGAAAGCCAGGACGCACTATCTGAAGTTCTGGCTGGCATCACGTCTCCCCTTGACACTGAGTTCTTTTGCAGAAGTGCTCATTCTGCAGCTATGTATGCTGTCACCTCCATG ATCTGCTATGTTGATGACCGCTACGTCTGCTTTGCTCGCGACGAGGACAAGTGGGTCATATATGGCTTCGAGACTGTCGAG AGAGAAGATAGTTGGGAGCATTTGCTAGAACGTTTCAAGGACTGCAAGCTCCAGCCTGAAGTTCTATTTTTCGAGGTCATCAAGTAG